CAGCGCCGTGGCCACGTCACGCGGATACGTCCGCAGCGCCACCAGGCTCAGCAGACCGGCCGCGAGCAGCGGCACCAGGCACACCAGGAAGGCCATCTGGAGGCCCTCGGTGCGGCTGCCGCTGTCGTCGAACACGTCCGACGACAGGAAACCGAACAGCAGCGGGGCGGTCGTCTCGGCGGCCGACCGGGTCAGCGTGCGGGCCGCCTCCGATCTGCCCCACAGCCCCGGCGGCACGATGTCCAGCCGGGCCGCGTCCAGCGGCGGGTTCGCGGCGGCCAGCAGCCCCGCCCCGACGGCGAGGAGCGGCACGGCGAGCAGCGCGGAACTCGTCAGGATCCCCGGCGCGAACACCGGCGCGGCGGCGAGCAGCGCCACCGCCGGCACCAGTACCCGGCCACCGGCGTGACCGTGCCGCAGCGCCACGTCCGGCAGCCGGGCGCCGGCCACGAGACCGGCCAGGATGCCCGCGCCGATCACGACGACCAGCCCGCTGGCGGTACTGCGGCCGACCCCGTAGTGGTGGGTCACGAACAGCAGGCCGAAGGACCGCACTCCGGCGAAGAAGAAGTACGCCAGCGCCGAGGCGGTGATCATCAGCAGCACCGTGCGGATGCGCAGGATGTAGGCGAACGCGCGGTGCGCCGGCATGGTCCGCGGGTCCTCCCGCAGCACCTGCTCGGGGCGTGGCTCGCTGCGGGCGGTGCGTACGACGGCGCGGGCGGAGCCGGTTGCGGGTGCGGCGTCCGGTGCGGTGGGCGGCCGCTGTCCCTCGCGGGCCAGCTGGCCGCGGCCGCCGCGCCGTGGCTCCGGGAGCCGGACGAGCAGCCAGGCCAGCAGCGCGCCCGGCAGGGCCAGCCAGGCGAACGAGACCCGCCAGGACAGCAGCGCCGCGATGTTGGTGGACACCACATAGCCGAAGCCGGTGCCGAACAGTTCACCGGCGAGGATGTAGCCGTACAGGTGGGCGCGTTCGCCGGAGGGGAAGTAGTCGCCGACGAGCGAGGCGACGGCGGGGCCCGCCGTCGCCGCGACCACGCCGAGGCCGACCCGGGCCGCCAGCAGCGTCTCGAAGGAGCCCGCGACGGCCGAGCCGACCATCGCCACGGACCACAGCACGATGCTGCCGGCGAGGAGGCGGGTGCGGGTGGTGCGGTCGGTCAGGACGCCGGCGGGGAGGGTGGCGAGGGCGCCGGCCAGGGAGGTGGCCGAGACGAGCAGGCCGATGTGGGTGTGGTTGAGGCCGAAGACCTGTTCGAGGCTGTCGGCGTTGACGGAGATCGTCGCCTTGTCGGCGCCGTCCAGGGCGATGACCATCGCCAGCAGGGTGATCACGCGGAGGCGGGCGCGCCCGCCCACCGCGCGCTCCGCGCGCCGCCTGAACGGTTCCCCTTTCAGCGTCCTCACCTCCTCCCTGC
The DNA window shown above is from Streptomyces sp. NBC_00670 and carries:
- a CDS encoding MFS transporter; translated protein: MRTLKGEPFRRRAERAVGGRARLRVITLLAMVIALDGADKATISVNADSLEQVFGLNHTHIGLLVSATSLAGALATLPAGVLTDRTTRTRLLAGSIVLWSVAMVGSAVAGSFETLLAARVGLGVVAATAGPAVASLVGDYFPSGERAHLYGYILAGELFGTGFGYVVSTNIAALLSWRVSFAWLALPGALLAWLLVRLPEPRRGGRGQLAREGQRPPTAPDAAPATGSARAVVRTARSEPRPEQVLREDPRTMPAHRAFAYILRIRTVLLMITASALAYFFFAGVRSFGLLFVTHHYGVGRSTASGLVVVIGAGILAGLVAGARLPDVALRHGHAGGRVLVPAVALLAAAPVFAPGILTSSALLAVPLLAVGAGLLAAANPPLDAARLDIVPPGLWGRSEAARTLTRSAAETTAPLLFGFLSSDVFDDSGSRTEGLQMAFLVCLVPLLAAGLLSLVALRTYPRDVATALASADAEAAEKKTGGRVQGREAG